One Gordonia sp. SID5947 genomic region harbors:
- a CDS encoding aromatic ring-hydroxylating dioxygenase subunit alpha: protein MARFPKPAEGSWTEHYPELGTGPMSYEDSISPEIYELERKAIFRRAWLNVGRVEQLPRKGSYFTKEVAAVNTSIIVVQTGNGVKAFPNVCRHRGNKLVWDNMPREETSGTCRQFTCKYHAWRYNLDGDLTFVQQESEFFDLDKSKYGLVSVHCEVWEGFIFVNFAKEPEQSLTAFLGPMVTDLAGYPFGKMTSRWQYRSEVGANWKLYMDAFAEFYHAPVLHANQSPTAYSKAAAEAGFEAPHYRIDGPHRLVSTSGVRAWEMDASMRKPIEDILQSGLFGPWENPDPGEMPAGLNPARCDPWGLDSFQLFPNFVILFWGLGWYLTYHYWPTSHNTHIFEGTLYFPEPRSPRERVAQELAAASFKEYGLQDANTLEATQSMIETRVVDRFLLNDQEILLRHLHKETASWIEDYQRTTAEAAR from the coding sequence GTGGCACGTTTTCCCAAGCCGGCCGAAGGTAGTTGGACGGAGCATTACCCCGAGTTGGGTACCGGTCCGATGTCCTACGAGGACTCGATCAGTCCGGAGATCTACGAGTTGGAGCGCAAGGCCATCTTCCGGCGCGCGTGGCTCAACGTGGGCCGCGTGGAGCAACTGCCGCGAAAGGGTAGTTACTTCACCAAGGAAGTGGCCGCGGTCAACACGTCGATCATCGTGGTCCAGACGGGAAACGGCGTGAAGGCGTTTCCCAATGTGTGTCGGCACCGGGGTAACAAACTCGTGTGGGACAACATGCCCCGAGAGGAGACCAGCGGGACCTGTAGGCAGTTCACCTGCAAATACCATGCGTGGCGCTACAACCTGGACGGCGACCTGACCTTCGTTCAGCAGGAGAGCGAGTTCTTCGACCTGGACAAGTCGAAGTACGGGCTGGTGTCAGTGCACTGCGAGGTCTGGGAAGGCTTCATCTTCGTCAACTTCGCCAAGGAGCCCGAACAGTCGCTCACCGCGTTCCTCGGCCCCATGGTGACCGACCTGGCCGGGTATCCCTTCGGGAAGATGACATCACGCTGGCAGTACCGTTCGGAGGTCGGGGCGAACTGGAAGCTGTACATGGACGCGTTCGCAGAGTTCTATCACGCGCCTGTCCTGCACGCCAATCAGTCACCGACGGCCTATTCGAAGGCTGCGGCGGAAGCCGGCTTCGAGGCTCCGCACTACCGGATCGACGGGCCACACCGATTGGTGAGCACGTCGGGGGTCCGAGCGTGGGAGATGGATGCCTCGATGCGCAAGCCCATCGAGGACATACTCCAGAGTGGACTGTTCGGGCCATGGGAAAATCCCGATCCCGGTGAGATGCCGGCCGGCCTCAACCCGGCCAGATGTGACCCGTGGGGCCTGGACTCATTTCAGCTCTTCCCCAACTTCGTCATCCTCTTCTGGGGACTCGGCTGGTACCTCACCTACCACTACTGGCCGACGTCACACAACACCCACATCTTCGAGGGAACGTTGTATTTCCCGGAACCACGTTCGCCGAGAGAGCGCGTGGCACAAGAGTTGGCGGCCGCCTCGTTCAAGGAGTATGGCCTGCAGGACGCGAACACACTCGAGGCGACGCAATCGATGATCGAGACCCGGGTGGTCGATCGGTTCCTGCTCAACGATCAGGAGATCCTCCTTCGTCACCTGCACAAGGAGACCGCTTCGTGGATCGAGGATTACCAGCGAACCACCGCGGAGGCCGCACGATGA
- a CDS encoding SDR family NAD(P)-dependent oxidoreductase — MTRVAVVTGGASGMGEATCHELGRLGNRVAVLDMDEGGTQRVVEDLRAQGVPALGIATDVTNRASVDDAFAKVRSELGPVEILVTSAGLVGFSPFLEIDAQSWGRLIDVNLTGTFHCCQAAIPDMIKTGWGRIVMISSSSAQRGSPGMAHYAAAKGGVISLTKSLAREYASVGITVNNIPPSGIETPMQHQSQAQGHLPPNETMATAIPVGHLGTGDDIAAAVGFLSSEAAGYITGQVLGVNGGSIL; from the coding sequence GTGACCCGGGTTGCGGTCGTGACCGGCGGCGCATCCGGGATGGGCGAGGCAACCTGTCATGAATTGGGGCGACTCGGCAACCGGGTCGCAGTGCTGGACATGGATGAGGGAGGTACCCAACGCGTCGTGGAAGATCTGCGGGCACAGGGCGTGCCGGCTCTGGGAATCGCGACCGACGTGACGAACCGGGCATCGGTCGATGATGCGTTCGCCAAGGTGCGGAGCGAGCTCGGCCCCGTGGAGATCCTCGTGACGAGTGCGGGACTCGTGGGATTCTCACCCTTTCTGGAGATCGATGCGCAGTCCTGGGGCCGACTCATCGACGTGAACCTGACCGGAACGTTTCACTGCTGCCAGGCGGCCATCCCGGACATGATCAAGACGGGTTGGGGTCGGATCGTGATGATCTCGTCGTCGAGTGCGCAACGCGGATCACCTGGCATGGCCCACTATGCTGCGGCCAAGGGCGGGGTCATCAGCTTGACGAAATCCCTTGCCCGAGAATATGCATCGGTCGGCATCACGGTGAACAACATCCCGCCGTCGGGCATCGAGACACCCATGCAGCACCAATCGCAGGCGCAAGGGCATCTCCCGCCCAACGAAACGATGGCCACCGCCATCCCGGTGGGTCATCTCGGTACCGGTGACGACATCGCCGCTGCCGTGGGCTTCTTGTCGTCGGAGGCGGCCGGTTACATCACCGGTCAGGTGCTCGGCGTGAACGGTGGCTCGATTCTGTGA
- a CDS encoding MarR family transcriptional regulator, translating into MELTENILWLLKQAFYHSLTSVNDAVSDHGVTTAQIGVLRQLSEEPGLSGAELARRLLITPQGVQLAITALERRGLVVREQDKEHARILRARLSPEGEELAAVVLAEALKAHAEVFDVLDAEEQETLRDLLSRIVEKGTGHEFRRDHVKG; encoded by the coding sequence GTGGAACTCACCGAAAACATCCTGTGGCTGCTCAAGCAGGCTTTCTACCACTCCTTGACCAGCGTCAACGATGCTGTCAGCGACCATGGCGTGACGACCGCGCAGATCGGTGTGCTGCGCCAGCTGAGCGAGGAGCCCGGCCTCTCCGGCGCCGAGCTGGCCCGCCGGCTGCTCATCACCCCGCAGGGGGTGCAGCTCGCGATCACCGCACTGGAACGACGCGGCCTGGTGGTGCGTGAGCAGGACAAGGAGCACGCGCGCATCCTGCGTGCCCGCCTGAGCCCCGAGGGCGAGGAACTGGCGGCGGTGGTTCTCGCCGAAGCGTTGAAGGCGCACGCTGAGGTGTTCGACGTTCTCGACGCCGAGGAGCAGGAGACCCTGCGGGATCTGCTCTCACGGATCGTGGAGAAGGGCACCGGGCACGAGTTCCGGCGGGATCACGTCAAGGGCTGA
- a CDS encoding acyl-CoA dehydrogenase family protein: MDVRLTSEQSQLRDAAAKLADDLGPGSVADLDDSARRDRLAAAIDRTGWCSLRSDGASGVEVAIVAEEFGRGLVDAAFFGPVLADDLLRYTGDAEAAATLAIDGVAPDAGGRDRVVTLDGVTVRQGQADGLVPSEDLTRVAKTVGAMSDPPIAMLSDDDAQRFRALALVVTAADILGAARGAQALACDYAKIREQYGKTIGSYQAVGHMLAESLALLEGSASILRHAAWAVDELEPGAAVGAAQMAKLYCARSARTVCENSIQVHGGIGNTWECLAHVHLRRVLVSAENFPVSLKEIDLGLS, from the coding sequence ATGGATGTACGCCTGACAAGTGAGCAGTCGCAATTGCGTGATGCGGCAGCCAAACTGGCCGACGACCTGGGTCCGGGGTCGGTGGCCGATCTCGACGATTCCGCGCGCCGGGACCGGCTGGCGGCCGCGATCGATCGGACGGGCTGGTGCAGTCTTCGCTCCGACGGGGCCTCCGGTGTCGAGGTCGCGATCGTCGCCGAGGAGTTCGGCAGGGGACTGGTTGACGCGGCCTTCTTCGGACCGGTTCTCGCCGACGACCTGCTCCGGTACACCGGCGACGCCGAGGCGGCCGCAACCCTGGCGATCGACGGCGTCGCCCCCGATGCCGGGGGGCGCGATCGGGTGGTGACCCTCGACGGAGTGACCGTTCGGCAGGGCCAGGCAGACGGCCTCGTGCCGTCGGAGGACCTCACTCGGGTGGCAAAGACCGTGGGCGCGATGAGTGACCCGCCGATCGCGATGCTGTCCGACGACGACGCACAACGCTTCCGCGCGCTCGCGCTGGTGGTCACCGCCGCCGACATCCTCGGTGCGGCCCGCGGCGCTCAGGCGCTGGCCTGTGATTACGCCAAGATCCGGGAGCAGTACGGAAAGACGATCGGTTCGTATCAGGCTGTGGGACACATGCTTGCCGAGAGCCTCGCGCTCCTCGAGGGATCGGCTAGCATCCTCCGCCATGCCGCGTGGGCGGTGGACGAACTGGAACCCGGCGCGGCCGTCGGAGCCGCCCAGATGGCCAAACTGTACTGCGCGCGATCCGCCCGAACCGTGTGCGAGAACTCGATTCAAGTGCACGGTGGCATCGGGAACACGTGGGAATGCCTCGCACACGTACACCTGCGGCGAGTTCTGGTCTCGGCCGAGAACTTTCCGGTGAGCCTGAAGGAGATCGACCTTGGACTATCGTGA
- a CDS encoding DUF4286 family protein — translation MAKGALLVESRASSPERAEEFGKWYAEVHIPEVLALEGFVSGRLMKQLDGDGSFISYYEIEADDLTDVAKRLSAAARDGSITMSDSMQMDPPPAMRFLEVTAEH, via the coding sequence ATGGCAAAAGGCGCCCTGCTGGTCGAGAGTCGAGCGAGTTCCCCCGAGCGGGCCGAAGAGTTCGGCAAATGGTACGCAGAAGTACACATCCCGGAAGTGCTCGCGCTCGAGGGATTCGTGTCGGGACGCCTCATGAAGCAGCTCGACGGCGACGGCTCGTTCATCTCGTACTACGAGATCGAGGCAGACGATCTCACCGACGTCGCCAAGCGGCTGTCCGCAGCAGCGCGCGACGGGTCGATCACGATGTCGGACTCCATGCAGATGGACCCACCGCCGGCGATGAGGTTCCTGGAGGTGACCGCGGAGCACTGA
- a CDS encoding ferredoxin--NADP reductase — translation MARPPLFQQATVTRVVKETDDARTYVLAPESGPVTYRAGQFCTFRVTVDGEELYRSYSMSSSPETDSELATTVKRVAGGRVSNWLLDNLGEGDVIDMSRPAGLFCLTENTTPIVGFSGGSGVTPIYSIVKSALATTDRPVRLLCADRDQESVIFDSAMAELETQYAGRLSVVRSLDEQNGFLTGSAVRDFIGDDLDADFYVCGPEPFMDLVETVLPAGGSIHIERFGAVAALPVAGSDDAGSDDASSDADANRAESGTGATTSVDAGTVTGTITIKLGRKKVTVDRKPNETLLETGRRAGLTPPFSCEAGNCATCMAHLDEGTATMRVNDALEDDEIEDGYVLTCQAVPDTETTVVDYDA, via the coding sequence GTGGCGAGACCTCCACTGTTCCAGCAAGCGACCGTGACGCGGGTGGTCAAGGAGACCGACGACGCACGTACGTACGTGCTCGCTCCGGAGAGCGGGCCGGTGACCTACAGGGCGGGACAGTTCTGCACCTTCCGCGTGACCGTCGACGGCGAGGAGCTCTACCGCTCCTACTCGATGTCCAGCTCGCCCGAGACCGACAGCGAACTGGCGACCACCGTCAAACGGGTAGCGGGTGGCCGGGTGTCGAACTGGCTCCTGGACAACCTCGGGGAGGGTGACGTCATCGACATGTCCCGCCCCGCCGGTCTCTTCTGCCTCACCGAGAACACCACGCCGATCGTCGGCTTCAGCGGCGGTAGTGGCGTCACCCCGATCTATTCGATCGTCAAGTCCGCCCTCGCGACCACCGACCGCCCGGTGCGGTTGCTCTGCGCCGACCGTGATCAGGAGTCCGTCATCTTCGATTCGGCGATGGCCGAACTGGAGACGCAGTATGCGGGCAGGCTTTCGGTGGTCCGTAGCCTCGACGAGCAGAACGGCTTTCTCACCGGATCGGCCGTCCGCGACTTCATCGGCGACGACCTCGACGCCGACTTCTACGTATGCGGCCCCGAGCCGTTCATGGATCTGGTCGAAACGGTTCTGCCCGCAGGAGGATCCATCCACATCGAACGCTTCGGTGCCGTTGCGGCTCTGCCGGTCGCGGGCTCCGATGATGCGGGATCCGACGATGCGAGCTCCGACGCGGATGCTAACCGGGCGGAATCCGGTACAGGGGCAACGACATCCGTGGATGCGGGCACCGTCACCGGCACGATCACCATAAAGCTCGGGCGCAAGAAGGTCACCGTCGACCGAAAGCCGAATGAGACCTTGCTGGAGACCGGACGCCGCGCCGGGCTGACCCCACCGTTCTCGTGCGAGGCAGGAAACTGTGCGACCTGTATGGCCCACCTCGATGAAGGAACCGCCACCATGCGTGTCAACGACGCACTCGAGGACGACGAGATCGAGGACGGGTACGTGCTGACCTGCCAGGCCGTCCCCGACACGGAGACGACCGTCGTCGATTACGACGCGTGA
- a CDS encoding AMP-binding protein: MTEAVALAFDDATYTLRQLDELAGGLAAELSATGVGRGARVALMSSNRPEFVVAVRAIWRLRAAVVLISPAWRTAEVSHALAVSEATHAVGDNGVLAGLMTMRDLDEAIVPRAADLAEPHPDDDAVLVFSSGTTGMPKAVRHTHASFGAAVRHWRGALGLTAEDRIQVLTPPSHILGLLNIVTALDTGAWVRLHRRFDLDTMLGHIVTDRITVEMAVAPIALAIASHPDLESFDLSSLRYIMWGATPVTSSVAQEVTRRTGVGWLPAYGASEVPVIACNPLDDVRLDTVGRVVPGVEVRVVDLETHVPTPPGVPGEIVVRSPSLMAGYLPDSENDDAFVEGWYRTGDVGVLDDGWITLVDRSKEMIKVRGFQVAPAEIEAVLHGHPAVADCAVFGVDDGVGGERIVAAVRTVTPIEPDALIDLVGTSLATYKRPSEITFVDDIPRLPSGKVLRRVLRDTAVKSDR; encoded by the coding sequence GTGACGGAGGCAGTGGCCCTCGCCTTCGACGACGCGACCTATACCCTGCGGCAACTCGATGAGCTCGCCGGTGGCCTCGCGGCGGAACTCTCGGCAACCGGGGTGGGACGCGGCGCGCGGGTGGCGCTGATGTCGTCCAATCGGCCCGAATTCGTGGTCGCGGTGCGGGCCATCTGGCGGCTCCGAGCGGCCGTGGTGCTGATCAGTCCCGCGTGGCGAACCGCCGAGGTCTCCCACGCTCTCGCGGTCTCGGAAGCAACGCACGCGGTCGGGGACAACGGCGTCCTCGCCGGCCTGATGACGATGCGCGACCTCGACGAGGCGATCGTGCCGCGGGCCGCCGACCTCGCCGAACCGCATCCCGACGACGACGCCGTTCTCGTGTTCAGTTCGGGAACGACCGGGATGCCCAAGGCCGTCCGGCACACCCACGCGTCCTTCGGTGCCGCGGTACGGCATTGGCGTGGTGCGCTGGGGCTGACCGCCGAGGACCGCATCCAGGTGCTCACCCCGCCGTCGCACATCCTCGGTCTCCTCAACATCGTCACCGCACTCGACACCGGGGCGTGGGTCCGCCTGCACCGTCGTTTCGACCTCGACACCATGCTCGGACACATCGTGACCGACCGGATCACCGTGGAGATGGCGGTTGCACCGATCGCGCTGGCGATCGCATCACATCCGGATCTGGAGAGTTTCGATCTCTCCTCTCTCCGCTACATCATGTGGGGCGCAACGCCGGTGACGTCGAGCGTCGCACAGGAGGTCACCCGGCGCACCGGTGTCGGGTGGCTGCCGGCCTATGGCGCCAGCGAGGTTCCGGTGATCGCGTGTAACCCGCTCGATGACGTCCGGCTCGACACCGTGGGCCGCGTGGTCCCGGGGGTGGAGGTGCGGGTCGTCGACCTCGAGACGCACGTGCCGACACCACCCGGGGTGCCCGGCGAGATCGTGGTGCGGTCACCGTCGCTGATGGCCGGGTACCTGCCCGACTCCGAGAACGACGACGCCTTCGTCGAGGGCTGGTATCGCACCGGTGACGTCGGTGTGTTGGACGACGGCTGGATCACCCTCGTCGACCGCTCGAAGGAGATGATCAAGGTCCGGGGGTTCCAGGTGGCGCCGGCGGAGATCGAGGCCGTGCTGCATGGACATCCCGCGGTTGCCGATTGCGCGGTGTTCGGTGTCGACGACGGGGTCGGCGGCGAGCGCATCGTCGCGGCGGTACGGACCGTGACACCCATCGAGCCCGATGCGCTCATCGACCTGGTCGGCACATCGCTGGCCACCTACAAACGACCGAGCGAGATCACTTTCGTCGACGACATCCCTCGGCTGCCGTCCGGCAAGGTGCTGCGCCGGGTGCTGAGAGACACGGCAGTGAAGTCGGATCGTTGA
- a CDS encoding amidohydrolase family protein, with product MSEIVVIKADRWADVDACVVRTDATIVVEGDRIVAVNPAEPLADSATVIDLGDVTLLPGLMDMELNLLIGGPGGPDGLPSPMHGVQDDPAYRTLRGAVNARTTLDAGFTTVRNLGLMVKTGGYLLDVALQRAIDQGWYPGPRIVPAGHAVTPYGGHLDPTVFQRMAPGVMPLSVGEGIANGIAEVQACVRYQIRHGAKVIKVSASGGVMSHSTSPGSQQYSDAEFAAIADEAHRAGLRVAAHAVGDSAIRACVKAGIDCIEHGFLASDDTIQMMADHGTFLVSTTSLTDRMAVDRIAPELRRKAQDVFPRAKAMLPKAIAAGVRIACGSDAPAIPHGENARELCALVERGMTPMEAIRAATVTSAELIEADDELGRLSPGYVADVIAVPGDLSDIASTLDVRFVMKNGAVHRRV from the coding sequence GTGAGCGAGATCGTTGTCATCAAGGCAGACCGGTGGGCCGACGTGGACGCCTGCGTGGTCCGGACCGACGCCACGATCGTTGTCGAAGGCGATCGAATCGTGGCGGTGAATCCCGCCGAGCCGTTGGCTGATTCGGCCACGGTGATCGATCTGGGTGACGTGACGTTGCTGCCCGGTCTGATGGACATGGAGTTGAACCTTCTCATCGGAGGCCCGGGGGGACCCGATGGTCTGCCTTCACCGATGCACGGGGTGCAGGATGACCCCGCATACCGGACCCTCCGTGGCGCGGTGAATGCCCGGACCACCCTGGACGCGGGCTTCACCACCGTCCGAAACCTCGGTCTGATGGTGAAGACCGGAGGTTACCTCCTCGACGTCGCCTTACAGCGGGCGATCGATCAGGGCTGGTATCCCGGACCGCGCATAGTTCCGGCAGGCCACGCGGTGACGCCGTATGGCGGTCACCTCGATCCGACGGTGTTCCAGCGGATGGCGCCTGGCGTGATGCCGTTGAGCGTCGGTGAAGGCATCGCGAACGGGATAGCTGAGGTGCAGGCGTGCGTCCGCTATCAGATCCGGCACGGCGCCAAGGTCATCAAGGTGTCGGCTTCCGGTGGGGTCATGTCGCACAGCACATCGCCGGGATCCCAGCAGTACTCCGATGCAGAGTTCGCCGCGATTGCCGACGAGGCCCATCGCGCAGGCTTGCGGGTCGCAGCACATGCGGTGGGTGACAGTGCTATTCGTGCTTGCGTCAAAGCCGGCATCGACTGTATCGAGCACGGCTTCCTGGCCAGCGATGACACGATCCAGATGATGGCCGACCACGGAACGTTCCTGGTGTCCACGACCAGCCTGACAGACCGGATGGCAGTCGACCGGATCGCGCCCGAGTTGCGCCGGAAGGCACAGGACGTCTTCCCTCGCGCAAAGGCCATGCTCCCCAAGGCCATCGCTGCCGGTGTGCGTATTGCCTGTGGCAGTGACGCTCCGGCGATACCGCACGGGGAGAACGCCAGAGAGCTCTGCGCGCTCGTCGAGCGTGGGATGACACCGATGGAGGCGATCCGAGCGGCAACCGTGACGAGCGCCGAGTTGATCGAGGCTGACGACGAGCTCGGGCGACTCTCCCCGGGTTATGTCGCCGATGTCATCGCGGTTCCCGGTGACCTGTCGGACATCGCCTCGACGCTCGACGTGCGGTTCGTGATGAAGAACGGCGCGGTACACCGCCGCGTGTGA
- a CDS encoding TauD/TfdA family dioxygenase, producing MSLLTINKLTDTVGAEVTGLDPGNLAADDPIADAILEALEDNGVLVFPELHLAPETQVDFCRRLGEIDRSNDGHHPVSGIYPITLDKSKTTSASYLRGTFDWHIDGCTPMGDECPQRATVLSARQVADRGGETEFASAYKAYEALSVELRERVDSLRVVHSLEASQRRVTPDPGPELLARWRERPTHEHPLVWTHRSGRKSLVLGASADYVVDLDLDEGRALLADLLATATETDKVYSHGWSVGDMVIWDNRGVLHRAAPYDPDSPREMLRTTVLGDEPIQ from the coding sequence ATGAGCCTGCTCACCATCAACAAACTCACCGATACGGTAGGTGCCGAGGTCACCGGTCTGGATCCGGGCAACCTTGCGGCCGACGACCCGATCGCCGACGCGATCCTCGAGGCCCTTGAGGACAACGGGGTCCTGGTGTTTCCAGAGCTGCATCTCGCTCCAGAGACGCAGGTGGACTTTTGCCGGCGTCTGGGTGAGATCGATCGGAGCAACGACGGGCACCATCCGGTTTCGGGTATCTATCCGATCACCCTCGACAAGTCGAAGACGACATCGGCCTCGTATCTGCGCGGGACGTTCGATTGGCACATCGACGGATGTACGCCGATGGGTGACGAATGTCCGCAGCGGGCCACCGTGCTGTCGGCACGTCAGGTTGCCGACCGGGGAGGGGAGACGGAGTTCGCCAGCGCCTACAAGGCGTATGAGGCGCTGAGTGTCGAGCTGCGCGAACGCGTGGATTCGTTGCGCGTGGTGCACTCACTCGAGGCATCCCAGCGGCGCGTCACCCCCGACCCCGGTCCGGAGTTGCTGGCACGGTGGCGGGAGCGCCCGACGCACGAGCACCCGCTCGTGTGGACCCATCGAAGTGGACGTAAATCATTGGTATTGGGTGCCTCTGCGGACTACGTCGTGGACTTGGATCTCGACGAGGGTCGTGCGCTGCTGGCGGACCTGTTGGCAACGGCGACGGAGACCGACAAGGTCTACAGTCACGGCTGGTCGGTGGGCGACATGGTCATCTGGGACAACCGCGGCGTCCTCCATCGAGCCGCTCCGTATGACCCGGATTCCCCACGGGAGATGCTGCGCACCACCGTGCTCGGCGATGAACCCATCCAGTGA
- a CDS encoding aromatic ring-hydroxylating dioxygenase subunit alpha — protein sequence MGKWTKPAEGSWTEHYPELGGTGPIPFQDSISPAFYELEREAIFKRAWLNVGRVEEIPEPGGYVTKEIEAAAASVLLVRGDDEQIRAFYNLCRHRGHKLVWRDFHGAEVAGRCSRFTCRRCGWEYGLNGALTYVPNESGFVGFRKADHALSPVRCDVWNGFVFINFDPEPRQELRDFLGPMITGLDDYPFDKLTERYEWVAHNNSNWKIFADAFQEYYHVPSLHTQQVPPEVRVPNAEFECAHFQIDGPHRMVSTAGTRRWLLPPEYMYPIERATRSGLVGPWRTPDIGPMPAGLNPGGIESWGISNFQIFPNTEILIYGGWFLLYRYWPTSHNTHRFEAYTYFHPARTVRERVEHEVASVVLKEFALQDAGMLGGTQAALETDIVDDFPLSDQEILVRHLHKTAVDWVADHQREHRLPEVGS from the coding sequence GTGGGCAAATGGACTAAACCGGCAGAGGGAAGCTGGACCGAACACTATCCGGAGTTGGGTGGCACCGGGCCGATCCCGTTCCAGGATTCGATCTCTCCCGCGTTCTACGAACTCGAGCGTGAAGCCATCTTCAAGCGGGCCTGGCTGAATGTCGGCCGGGTGGAAGAGATTCCTGAACCCGGTGGCTACGTGACCAAGGAGATCGAGGCGGCCGCCGCATCGGTTCTGCTCGTCCGAGGTGATGATGAGCAGATCCGCGCCTTCTACAACCTCTGCCGACATCGCGGTCACAAGCTGGTGTGGCGCGATTTCCACGGGGCCGAGGTGGCCGGCCGATGTAGCAGGTTCACCTGCCGCCGGTGCGGGTGGGAGTACGGGTTGAACGGTGCGCTGACATACGTGCCCAACGAGTCTGGGTTCGTCGGGTTCCGTAAGGCCGATCACGCCTTGAGCCCGGTCAGATGTGATGTCTGGAACGGATTCGTTTTCATCAACTTCGATCCGGAGCCCCGGCAGGAGTTGCGTGACTTCCTGGGGCCCATGATCACCGGCCTCGACGACTACCCGTTCGACAAGTTGACCGAACGGTACGAATGGGTCGCCCACAACAACAGCAACTGGAAGATCTTCGCCGACGCTTTCCAGGAGTACTATCACGTACCTTCCCTGCACACCCAGCAGGTTCCGCCCGAAGTTCGAGTTCCCAACGCCGAGTTCGAGTGTGCGCACTTCCAGATCGACGGTCCCCATCGCATGGTGTCCACCGCAGGTACACGCAGGTGGCTCCTCCCGCCGGAGTACATGTACCCGATCGAACGTGCGACCCGGAGCGGACTCGTCGGCCCCTGGCGCACCCCGGACATCGGCCCGATGCCGGCAGGACTGAATCCGGGGGGCATCGAGTCATGGGGCATCAGCAACTTCCAGATCTTCCCGAACACCGAGATCCTGATCTACGGCGGATGGTTTCTGCTGTACCGCTATTGGCCGACGTCGCACAACACACACCGGTTCGAGGCGTACACGTATTTCCATCCTGCGCGGACCGTTCGCGAGCGGGTGGAGCACGAGGTTGCCTCGGTGGTGCTGAAGGAGTTCGCGCTGCAGGACGCCGGCATGCTCGGCGGCACGCAGGCTGCGCTGGAGACCGACATCGTCGACGACTTTCCCTTGAGCGATCAGGAGATATTGGTGCGACACCTGCACAAGACGGCTGTGGATTGGGTCGCCGATCACCAGCGGGAGCATCGGTTGCCGGAGGTGGGTTCATGA
- a CDS encoding carboxymuconolactone decarboxylase family protein → MRLTPLPAEEWDDPVRGALSVMLTADRINPASAGNMLGTMVRNPALTRAYLEFNAHVLRTSALSDRIREIAVLRIVHLRRCSYLWDHHVPIAERGGLSRREIGDLARGVTSNASDDCVVAAVDELHADAEVTDETWERLADFLDERQRMDLVFTVGCYDLLAMAVKTFGIENE, encoded by the coding sequence ATGCGGCTGACACCTTTGCCGGCCGAGGAATGGGATGATCCGGTCCGCGGTGCTCTGTCGGTGATGCTGACCGCGGACCGGATCAACCCGGCCTCGGCCGGAAACATGTTGGGCACCATGGTGCGCAATCCCGCACTGACGCGCGCATATCTGGAGTTCAATGCGCACGTCCTGCGTACCTCGGCATTGTCGGACCGGATACGTGAGATCGCCGTGTTGCGGATCGTCCACTTGCGCCGATGCTCGTATCTCTGGGACCACCACGTGCCGATCGCCGAACGCGGCGGTCTCTCTCGAAGAGAGATCGGTGACCTGGCGCGCGGGGTGACGAGCAACGCGTCTGATGACTGCGTGGTGGCCGCGGTGGACGAGCTCCACGCCGACGCCGAGGTGACCGACGAGACCTGGGAGCGTCTGGCAGACTTCCTCGACGAGCGGCAGCGGATGGACCTCGTCTTCACCGTGGGGTGTTACGACCTCCTGGCCATGGCGGTCAAGACATTCGGGATCGAGAACGAATGA